AAGCCTCGTTGGATAAGCCGAATGCAACTTTAGATGATGTCTTTATTCACTACACAGGCGACCAATTAGTATCAGGAGTTAACTACCGTGACACAGCAAGAACCCGGCGTACTGCTCAACGGTTGGGCTAGAACCAAAGCGACGCGCAAACATAATTTTATCTCTGCATTGAGTGAGTTAATTGTCAAAACATTAGCGATCGCCGAATTAGAAATCCGCAAACTACGTCATGATCCCACCGATTTAGCCGTCAGAGCCGTTCAGCCAGCATTATGGTTACTGATATTTGGGCAAGTCTTCTCCAAAATTAGAGCCATCCCCACCGGGGGAAATCTGCCTTATTTAGATTTTATGACCGCAGGGATTCTCGCCCAGAGTGTATTATTTGTCGCTATTTTCACTGGGGGAATGACCCTGATTTGGGAACGGGATTTAGGGATTGTGCATAAATTCCTGGCGAGTCCTACCCCCCGCGTCGCTATGGTATTAGGCAAAGCAGTGGCTTGCGGAGTCCGATGCTTATCTCAGGTATTTATTATTTATGGATTAGCGCTGCTATTAGGCGTAAAACTAAATTTGCATCCCTTGGCAATTATCAAAGTCTTATTAATCGTTCTCATGGGTGCAAGTTGCTTTTGCATTTTTTCTCTAATTATTGGCTGTTTGGTGAAAACTAGAGAAAGAATGACCGGAATTGGGCAATTATTAACCATGCCGTTGTTTTTTGCCAGCAATGCGATTTATCCCATTTCCTTAATGCCGAACTGGCTAAAATTTATTTCCCATATCAACCCCTTAACTTATGAAGTTGATGCTTTACGCGGCACAATGCTACTTAATGGCACAAGTCTCTATGGGTTTGGGTTGGATTGTACAGTTCTGCTACTAACATTAATAATATTAACCCTCATCTGTGGCAAACTTTATCCACGGGTGGCGATGTAAGTAGGAGAACAACTAGCCCATGAAGCTTGATAAACCCTCACATGGTGCGACTTCTGAAGAATGTGCTGCCAAAGTAATGGAAACAGTTCCATTAGTGATGCGGTTTATCAGGAAGGAGATGCGAGCGCACAACGCCGGGTTTTTGTCAATTCCCCAGTTGCGATCGCTGGCATTTATCAATCGTAATCCTGGTGGTTCACTATCTGGTTTGGCAGAACATCTCGGTGTCACCTCTGCGACAGCTTCAGCAACCATAGAACGGCTAGTACAGCGCAACTTAGTGCAACGAGAACACCATCCCCAAGAGCGACGGCGGATAGTTCTCAACTTAACTGACGAGGGAAAGTACCATCTCCAGCAATCCCTCAATCATACTCGCGCTCAAATTGCTGACATTCTCAATAGTCTGTCAGCCGAAGAATTTTCCCAGATAGAACAAGGGTTAACCTTCTTAAAAAATGTCTTCGATCAAACGGAAATCCACCCCCCAGAACCATGAGCCTGGACAACATGATCCCTTTGCGGCTCTAAGATTTCGAGACTATAGATTATTTACCATTGGGCGTTTGCTGCTATCTATTGGCTCGCAAATGCAGACTGTAGCGATCGGCTGGGAACTTTATGAACGCACTGATTCAGCTTTAGCGTTAGGCGGCGTGGGACTCGCCCAAGTCTTACCCATTATTGCTCTCACCTTAATTGCCGGAGATTTAGCTGATCGCCGCGATCGCAAAATCACTGTTTTATCTTCAGTCATCTTACTCGCTCTTTGTTCTCTAACTTTAGCAGTGCTTTCCTATACCAAGGGTGCAATATTTCTGATTTATGCTTGCTTGATGTTATCTGGTGTAGCTAGGGCATTTCTCAAACCTGCGGGTGATGCTTTGATGTGGCAGTTAATACCTGTAAGTGCCTTTACCAATGCTGCGACTTGGAACAGTAGTAGTTTTCAGTTAGCCGCAGTTATTGGCCCAGCCTTGGGTGGCTTTGGCATTGCTTTGTTAGGAAGTGCAACAGGGGTATATATATTAGCGGCGATCGCGTCTTTTTTCTGTTTCTGTCTCACTGCGGCAATTAAAGAGCAACCAAATACCCGCACTAAAGAACCAATTTCTCTGCAAGCACTCTCCGCTGGGATGAAATTTCTCTGGCAGAATCAATTGATTTTAGCCGCCATTACCCTAGATATGTTTGCGGTGTTATTTGGTGGTGCGATCGCTCTATTGCCGATTTTTGCCAAAGATATTTTGCACGTCGGGCCAGTAGAATTAGGCTACCTACAAGCGGCTCCTTCCATTGGGGCGCTAATTATGGCGGTGAGTTTGGCGTATCTACCACCATTACGCAAAGCCGGGCCGGCCTTACTTTGGTCAGTCGTTGGCTTTGGTGTTGTCACCATTGTTTTTGGTCTGTCGCGGTGGTTTTGGCTATCTCTACTCATGTTGGTCTTGAGTGGTGCGTTAGATAGTATTAGTGTGGTGATTCGCCATACTTTAGTCCAAATTAGAACACCCGATCATTTGCGTGGTCGGGTGGCAGCAATTAATAGCGTATTTATCAGCGCTTCTAATGAATTGGGCGGTTTTGAATCTGGTTTAGCTGCTGCAATATTTGGCCCTATTGCAGCGGTTGTTGGTGGTGGTGTTGGCACTATTCTAGTCGTACTGGCTGTAGCTAAAATTTGGCCAGGTATGGTTAAACTTGGAGCTTTACAAGAATTAGATTAACGTGAGTTATAGCGATGAAAAACCTCTCCCTTTTTCGTCAGTAATTGAGGATAGGTGAGGTAATAAAAAACTTGTCGAACTCATATCAAATTAAGTCAACTTACCAGTCAGCTATTTTGCTATCGTCCCAAACTTCTAGTTGTAAACCTTGGAGATAGCTTAATCCATCCTGAATTTGTGGATCAATTCCTTTGAGTTCTAAGTCGAACCAACCATCACCTACAGCATTAGCTCCCAAAATTGCCGCAGTGATATTTACAGTCAAACCATAGTCTGAAATTAAGTGAGAAATTACAGGTTCTTGATGATAATCTTTGGGAATTCTTAGGCGTATCCGTTTAGATTTCAGGGTATCTTCACTAGCCATATCGAAATCAGCCTTTGATTAATAGAGAACAATAAAAGTGCTGAAGTTTCATTTCCTACGGCCTATTTTTAAGGCAGAAAGCTCAGGGTTAAAATTTTATACTTCAGACTAGCCTACGGCAAGCCCTTCGGGTTCAGCAGTCGCTCATGGGGGAAACCCCCTACAGCCCTTTGGGCATCCTACGGCGGGCGTTAGCCTCTCCCTTTGGGAGAAGACCGCGCTGCCTCACTGCTGCGCGTCTACACACTTCATTCAACATCTTTGATGCGAGTTTTGCGTTCTAAAATTTCCTTCAGTATCAAGGTAACTACTGCTAAAAGTCCCAACAGTACTGCGGCTGAAAAGGCGGCTTCAGTTTCATACTGTTTGTAAGCATCTTCCACAAACAATGGTAAACTTTGGGTTTTGTCGGCAATGTTACCAGAAACTACAGAAACAGCGCCGAATTCGCCCATTGCTCTGGCATTGGTCAAAATTAAACCGTAAAGCAATCCCCAACGAATGCTGGGTAAGGTGACGCGCCAAAATATTTGCCAATCTTTTGCGCCCAAAGTTTTAGCGGCTTCTTCTTGGTCACTACCAAATTCCTCTAACACAGGAATGACTTCTCGCGCCACAAAGGGCATACTGACAAAAGCTGTCGCTAACACCATACCAGGAAAGGCAAAGATAATTTTAATGTCGTGGGCTTGCAGAAAAGGGCCAAACCAACCATTGCGACCGTAGAGTAGGACAATCATCAACCCAGCAACTACGGGTGAAATGGAAAAGGGCAGGTCGATAATACTTAAAACTATGGCACGACCAGGGAATTTATGTCGCGCGATCGCCCAAGCTGCACACAAGCCAAATACTGTATTTAATGGCACAGCAATCAACGCCAGTATTAACGTCAGCCAAGCTGCATGAAGAAAGGCAGGGTGTGTTAGGTTGGCAAAAAACGGGCCTATTCCCTTTTTAAAGGCTTGAAAAAAAACGTTAATTGCTGGGATGTATTGAATTAATGCTAAATACGCAATAGCAATGCCAATTAAAAGGGTGGGAACCCAACTATTCTGATGTTTTGACTTGGCTGCATCGGTATTAGACCCAGATGAGTGAAATCTTGGCTCATTTACTGTCATATCTTCTTGCCCACGCTTGTAAGAAATTAATTGCCAATAGTAGTATTAAAGAAATTGTCAGTAACACCATGCCAATCACAGTAGCGCCAGAATAGTCATACTGCTCTAAGCGTTGAAAAATCAGTACTGGTGCAATTAAATCTTGATAGGGTGTGTTAGAAGAAATAATGACTGTCGAGCCATATTCACCAACCGCACGGGAAAAACCCAAAGCAATACCCGTCAAAATTGTTGGGAATAATGGTGGTAAAATCACTTTCCAAAATGTTTGCCATTGAGAAGCACCCAAACACCAAGCAGCTTCCTCAATGTCATGTTCCATTTCTTGCAGTACTGGTTGTACAGTTCTGACAACAAAAGGTAGGGAAATAAAGATCATTGCTACTGCTACACCCAACCGAGTGAAAGATACTTTAATTCCCAATGGTGCTAGAAGTGAACCAATCCAGCCATTATCGCTGTAAACTGTTGCCAATGTTAAACCAGCAACGGAAGTTGGTAGGGCAAAGGGTAAGTCTACGGTGGCATCAATCAGCCTTTTCAAAGGAAAGTCGTAACGCACCAAAACCCAGGCAATTAAAGTTCCAAATACACCATTAAGCAGCGCCGCCCCTATGGATGTGACAAAAGTGACGTTATAAGTAGCTAATGCAACATCGCTAGTAGCAATTTCCCAAAACCTTGCCGGAGGTTCGGTACTGGCTTTCAAGAACATCGCAACTATTGGCATAAATAACATGAATGTTAGGTATACCAAAGTAATGCGCCATGTCCAAGGCAGATGAATCAATTGATGCAGGAATTTCTTCCAGAATGGAGTTGGAGAAGCAAGATGTTGATGTGGAGATGGAGAAGAAGATACAGCCATAAAAATTTCATTGGTCATTTGTCATTGGTCATTTGTCATTGGTCATTTGTCATTGGTCATTTGTCATTGAAAAATAGACTTATCTAAAAATTAGGTTTATATCCTTGCTATGAAAGCTCTGATATTTATTTACAGATAAGTCCATTGACTCTTGACCATTGACTATTGACTATTTACCGTTTCTTTTGGGCTTGAATCTTATCAAAAACACCGCCCTCAGCAAAGAATTTCTTATCAATTTCACTCCAACCACCGTAATCTTGTACTGTGCCTAAAGTTTTGACGTTGGGGAATTTGTCTTTCACTTCTTTAGTTTGGGCAACAGTTTCATCAACTGGGCGGAATCCTAATTTAGCAAATTCTTGCTGGGCTTCTGGTGTGTAAAGGTATTTTACAAAAGCTTCGGCAACTTCACGGGTGCCATGCTTATCAACATTTTTATCAACCACAGCAATTGGGTTATCGATAGAAATATTGACATCAGGGACAATATAATTTACTTTTTCTCCCTTTTGTTTTGCTAAAACAATTTCATTTTCGTAGTTGATTAAAGCATCACCTTGACCTTGCTTGAAAAATGCGTCAGTTGCTTCCCGCGCATCTTTAGTCAACAGCGGTACATTGTTATAAACTTTGGAGACAAATTCAGTCGCCTTTGCGTCATCTCCACCAGTTTTAATGGCTGAATTCCACAGCGCGAGGAAGTTCCACTTAGCCACACCTGATGTTTTCGGATCAGCTGTAATGAGTTTTACACCGTCTTTGGCTAAATCTGTCCAAGTTTTGATGTTTTTTGGATTACCTTCACGAGTGACGATCGCCGCAACAGATTTAGAAACGATCCCATTATTAGGAACTTCTTTTTCCCATCCTGGCTCAATCAGTCCGGCTTTCTGAATCTTTTGCGTATCTCCAGCCAGCGCTAAGTGAACCACATCGGCTTCCAAACCATCGATGACGGCGCGAGTTTGAGAGCCAGAACCGCCATAGCTTTGTTTAAAAGTGACGGTTTGGTTATGCTCTTGCTTCCACTTTTCGACAAACTTGGGAATGATGGCTTCGTGTGCTGCTTTAGTTACAGCGAAAGAAACTAAGGTGACTTCAACGTTTGATTTGTTAGCTGCAACTGGACTAGCAGAAGGAGTTTCAGTGCCAGAATTACTGCTATTTCCACCAGAGCAGGCGGCCAGCGCCACGCTCAAAATAGCTCCTACCAATGTGAGCGATACAAAACCTTTGAGCGAATTGAGCCTGAACCGATATGGTTTGTGCTGAGTAGTAAATTGCTGCGATCGCTTCAGGGGACGCTGCCAAAAATTCATTCCGTGGCTCCTCTCAATCTACGGTAAATTGATGTATATATGGTTATATAAGATTTATGTTACTGGATATTTGCACGGATTAATTCTGTTTAATTGCAAACTCAACAAAAAATTCATATTCTCTATCGAGAATAGGGAGATTGTAGCAGTTTAGTTGGCGATTAAAAATACTTACACAAAAATTTGGATGCTAAAAGGGGCATTAAAGATGTGAGGTTTTGCTCACTCTCTATACACCTTTGATCAAAATTGACATTTGTTTGGGTTAATTACGCCTATTTACTTTGGCAGAACTGTGCTTGAATGTATGGTGCGCTGGCGATCGCTTTTCCGAATCCTGCCAAGTATCTGGTACTCATGGCTATTGTTAAAATAATATTTGGTTGGGTTTTAAAACGAAACCCAACATTCTCAAAATTTTATTGGATTAACAACGCCGTAGCTGTGTTAGCAATATAACAACATCATCCATAGCTTGCCTGATCGTGCTGGCTGGTTGCTCAGATTGATTCACAATTATACTAAAAGCTAACGGCTCAAATTGTGGCGAATCTATATATCCTGACAGAGAAATTGCACCTTTTAAAGTTCCGGTTTTAGCTTGGACAATTCCTTGAGCCGATGTGTTGCGAAAGCGCCCTTGTAAAGTACCACTAACTCCAGCCACAGGTAAAGAAGCCCGAAAAACTTTTGCTTCTGGTGATGCGGCGATTACTTGTAAAACTTGTACCAAAGCTTCTGGACTAATTAAATCCTTCCGCGATAGTCCTGAACCATCCACCACACTATAAGTATTGGGGTTTACTCCTAATTGGGTGAGAGTTTCTTGCATAACTTTTAACCCAACATCAGCAGTATTTTGGTTTTTGGCTACTTGTTGTTTGTGGGCTAAAGTTCTTAATAAAGCTTCAGCAAATAAATTATTACTGTTTAAATTCATCTCCTTAATCAACTCAGACAAAGGTGGAGATTCAATGGCTGCAATTTCGCGTTCATTATTACCACCACTGGCGGTAGATGTTTGCTGCACAGAGATTCCCTCTGCTGCTAAACTTTGACGAAAGTGACGTAAAAAATTTTGTGTAGGGTCAAATACTGCGATCGCATTAATATCTGGTGATGAATTTACCGCCAGTTGTCCTTGCAAATAAAGCACAGCGCCTTTTAAGTCACGCTTAACTTCTACTAACCCTGGTTCATCTTTTTGCGCCGTGACAGAATTATTTTCAACTCGCCACTGATACGCCTCTGTAGGATCAGCCCATTTAATTTGCAGTGGTTTTCCTATAGCTTGGGGTAACACTGTTAATACAGCAGCATTTTCATTCAAAATCAAACTATTGACTGGTGCGCCATAATAAGCTTGTACATCTTCCCATTGCCAACTAGGATTTATCAAATCTCCTTGAAAATAACTATCATCAGCAATTAAATTATTGACTTGAGTAATGCCCTGTTGACGTAATTGCTTGGCTAATAGTGTTAATTGAGCATTTTTTAAACTGGGGTCTCCTCGACCAACTACACGCAAATTGCCATCAGCATCTTGATAAACAGAGGTACGAATGCGAAAATCTGCGCCTAATTGCTTCAGCGCCGCAGCTGTCGTCAACAACTTAGCATTAGAAGCAGGTGTAAAGTATTTTTCAGCATCGTGGCTGTAAAGCGTTTGCGTAGAAGCTAAGTTTTTAACTAAAATTCCCCAACGAGCACGGCTAAATAAAGGACGATTGATTGCAGAATCTATAGATGTTCTTAGTTCAGCAGGACACAGTGATTTTGTGGTAGTTGCAGGGGGAACTGGAGTTTGGGCTGTAACTGCTTGTTGGGTAATTCCAGTCTGGGTTCCCAGCAACAGTAGCAGCAAACTCAGGGAAATTTTGCGAGAAAACATACTTAAACTTCTACATTGAGAACTGACAGTTATATTATTTTGTAGTGTTTGGCGATCGCCGCAGTCAGTATACTAAACGTATTAAAATTTACTAAGAAATAAATAGCCTACTCACGCCTAAATAATTTTCAACATAAAGTACAATCTCGATCAGGCACTCAACACACTGTTCTCGATATTTTCTTTCTATATATGCGGTCAACATTTACAAGAGTAATTACAGGTAGAGATGTTGGCAGACTTTCTTCATGTATCACTTGTTCTAAAGAATCTTCTCCCTTCATACTGCGATTTGCTGTTAAGAGAATCATCTGCTTTTCTTGAGCAAATCGCCAAACCATCCTATCGCTGCTGTCTGTTGAACAAATTATAGTTCAAGTTATTGATTATCTGTGTGTACTGACTGCCAAGCAAGGCGATGTTTCCAGTGTGATGTAAAATTAAGTTGAATTGCTTGATTGAAGTCCTCCAAAGCTGCTGAATAAAGTTCTTCTTTTAGCTTGACTGCACCTTGGTTGTTCAAATTTTTAGGACATTGTGGATTCCAGACATATTTTTGACAAGTTTGGTAAGCAATTTCTGCATCACTGCCATTTTCAGGATTTTGAAAGACTGGATGATAATTTAGCCTATTGCAGCAAACTTGCAGCCATTTTTGCCACCCACACTGCCACAAGCGCACTGTTCCATCAAGACTACCACTGGCAATCAGTTGACCATCAGGGCTAAAAACTGCAGAATTTACCCAATACTCATGTCCGCGCCAAGGTTGACCGATAGGATTGCCGTCAATATCCCACAAACGCACTGTAGAATCATTGCTGGCACTAACAATCAGTTTGCCATCAGGGCTAAAGGCGACAGAATTCACTTCTTTTTCATGTCCGCGCCAAGGTTGACCAATAGGATTACCATCAATATCCCACAAACGCACTGTAGAATCATTGCTGGCACTAACAATCAGTTTGCCATCAGGGCTAAAGGCGACAGAATTCACTTCTTTTTCATGTCCGCGCCAAGGTTGAGTGATGGGGTTGCCGTCAATATCCCACAAGCGCACTGTAGAATCATTACTAGCACTGACAATCAACTTGCCATCAGGGCTAAAGGCGACAGAATTCACTTCTTTTTCATGTCCGCGCCAAGGTTGAGTGATGGGGTTGCCGTCAATATCCCACAACCGCACTGTAGAATCATTGCTGGCACTGACAATGGACTTACCATCTGGGCTAAAGGCAACAGAATTCACTTCTTTTTCATGTCTGCGCCAAGGTTGAACGATAGGATTGCCGTCAATATCCCACAACCGCACTGTAGAATCATTGCTGGCACTGACAATCCACTTACCATCAGGGCTAAAGGCGACAGAATTGACCCAATTCTCATATTTGCGCTGCGATCGCCCGATGACCCGATCTTGTAGTATTTGATCTAGCTCCCACAAACGCACAGTTTTATCGCTACTACTGACAATCAGCTTGCCATCGGGACTAAAGGCTAGGGAATTAACCTGTCCTTCATGTCCGCGCCAAGGTTGAGTGATGGAGTTGCCGTCAATATCCCATAAGCGTATTGTGCGATCGCAGCTACCACTAATAATAAACTTACCATCAGGGCTAAATGCTACAGAATTTACACGCCCTTCATGCCCGCGCCAAGGTTGACCGATGGGATTACCTTGGATATCCCACAAACGCACTGTAGAATCACTACTACCACTGACAATAAACTTGCTATCAGGACTAAAGGCGATGCAAATAATTTTTGCCTCATGTCCGTGCCAGGGTTGCGTAATGGCGTTACCTTCTAAATCCCACAAACACACCGTCCCGTCAAAACCAACACTGATAATAGAATCACCATTAGGACTAAAGGTAACAGAAATAACTCCTTCCTTATGTCCGCGCCAAGGTTGAGTGATGACGTTACCTTCTAGATCCCACAAACACACCGTTCCGTCAAAACCAACACTGATAATAGAATCGCTATTGGAGCTAAAGGCGACGGCAATAATTCCTTCCTCATTTCCCTGCCACGGTTGAGTCATGAGATTAGCTTGTAAATCCCATAAACACAAAATTCCGTCAATACTGCCGCTAACAATAAACTTGCCATCAGGACTAAAGGCTAGACAATTAACCTCCTGCTCGTGTCCCAACAAAAATTGAGCAGTGGGATTGTCAATGATATTCCACAAGCACACCGTAGAATCACTACTGCCACTGGCAATAAACTTGCCATCAGGGCTAAAGGCTAGACAATTAACCTCTTGCTCGTGTCCGCGTAAGCTATTTGCTTCTGTAGGTGTGTTTGTTGCTTCCTTTAAGCTTCCCAAAACAGGAGCTAGAAGTTGGTGTGGATATTTCTCTAAATTCTCACCCATTGTTTGAATTGCCAGCACCAAACCCTCTAGCGGTTGGATAGGAAGTAAATTCAAAACCCTGGCAGATTGCTCGCGCAGTTTTAATTCGGTCAGTGCAAGGTGTAACTTTTGAATCTCTTGTTCCTTTTCTCCCAAATGGCGATCGCACCATCCAACACTAGGATTAATAAATTGATGAGTTTGTTCGCTGAAATAATCAAATATTTGCTCTTTTAATTCTTGATAAGTCTTTGTTTGTAGAACCCGGTTTTGAATATTTTCACTTTTCCACAGTACATCTAGAGTGTATTCCAGAACTGGTAAAGAATCATCTTGTTGGTGAAAATCATCAATAATTTGCTCGATTAGTCCTGGTTCAAAGGTAACGCCATTTCTCGCAGCCGGTTCAGCGATCGCTAACTTTAATTCGTCATCGCTCATTCTAGTGAGTATGCAACTATAGCGATCGTGGAGCTTCGCCAGTTGTGGATACTCACTAAATCTATCCAAAAAGTCCGAGCGCATTGTTAAAACAACTTTGACAGAGCTATCCTGCTGCTGGCTCAATTGAAACAGATTATCAACAAATTTGTCACGTTCTGGCTTTTGAGTTTTCGTAAATAATTCTTCAAATCGGTCAATAAAAACCAGAACACACTCATAATCTTGTTTAAGTAAAGTGACAACTTTAATTAGGGTATATTCTCTTATTCCTTGACTAATATCTAATATTTCTAATTTTTTGGCATAGGTAGAAGCAAGACATTTATATAAAGATTTAAAAGGATTTTCATCTGGCTGAAAAGTTATATTAATTAAGGAATGTTTATGATAACCTAAATAAGGTATTAAACCTGCTAAAATCAATGATGATTTGCCACTATATGCTGCTCCTAAAAGCAAAATTAAATCATCATTTTTTAAGCGATCGCTAAGATTGGCAATCAACTTCTTGCGACCAAAAAATTTGTCTTTATCTTTAATTTCAAAAGTTTTTCTCCCTAAGTAGGGAGAATCTATTTTGAGTGGACGACGATGAATGTCTTCAGACTGACTGTCAGAAAAAAAGTTGTATTCAGAAATACCTTGGACATTACATCCAGTATTTATATTGCCTTCAGAACTGTTAACCATCTTATCTCCTTACCTTTGGACACCTCAGGCTAAGTCTTTCCCTCAGTTATAGTTCTTTGGCTAATCTTTGTAAGTACCTTAACAAAATTAATTACCGCAGAAAGGCAGAAGAAAGAAAATACAATTCTTGCTCTCTGCCAAAAACTCTAATCTTAAACTCTTGTGAAGTTTTTACTGTCGCTGCGGTATATAAAGGTCTTAAATACTTTTATTCAGCAAAATTACTTAAGTCACTTTTAAAAATATGGAGTAACTTTATCCTAAAACGCCCTCAATGACAAACGGGATGGAACTTTTTGATAACCTACACCTTGCTATGTTTAGCGGCAAAGGTGGAGTCGGAAAAACAACAATCTCCTGCACCTTTGCATATCGTTGGGCGCAGCAATTTGGCAACGAGCAAATTCTTTTAATCTCAACCGATCCGGCTCACTCTCTTGGAGATGTCTTACAAGTTAGCGTTGATGACATTCCTCGTCCCATAGCGGAACTACCCAATCTACTAGTAAGAGCGTTGGATGCAAAGCTTTTACTACAAAAGTTTAAAGAACGTTACGGTCAGGTGTTAGAACTTTTAGTGGAGCGCGGTAGTTTTGTTGAAGGAGAGGACTTGCTGCCAGTTTGGGATTTAAATTGGCCTGGACTGGACGAATTGATGGGTTTATTAGAGATCCAACGCCTTTTCAACGAACAGCAGGTAGATCGAGTAGTAGTAGATATGGCTCCTAGCGGTCATACTCTCAACTTGTTTGGCTTGATGGATTTTTTAGACACTTTCCTGCACTCTCTAGAACTGTTTCAAGAAAAGCATCGGTATATTAGCAAGACCTTTGCCGGGAGTTACACACCCGATCGCGCTGACGAGTTTTTGCAAACCCTGAAAGCTGAACTTTCGCAAGGTCGTCGTCTGCTTCAAGATCCTAACCATACAGCTTGTTTGTTAGTTGCGATCGCCGAACCAATGAGTTGGTTGGAGTCCAAACGATTCCTAGAAGCCTTACAAACCATGCAGGTTCCTTGTGGAGGATTGTTTGTCAACCAAGTCCTTACCAGTCCGACTGACCCAGATCGTTACCAAGAACAACAACCACTAATCGGCCAGTATACGGCTCTTGCTAACGGCAAGCCGATTTTTATCGTGCCACAGCAAGATCAGGAGCCTTTGGGAATTGTAGCCCTCAGCCATCTGATCGACCAAATCCATGTTCCTCAGCTTGAACCCCTATCTCCTATTGAGCTACTCCCAGTTCAATGGCCGGAAACAATTCCTCCTAGCTTTGGAGATTTTCTCACCCAAGGTCGTCGCCTGTTACTAATTGGCGGTAAAGGTGGAGTAGGCAAGACTACAGTAGCAGCTGCGATTGGTTGGGCTATGGCTCAACAACATCCCGATCGCAAAATTCGCATGGTTTCTATCGATCCAGCCCA
This window of the Nostoc sp. HK-01 genome carries:
- a CDS encoding WD-40 repeat-containing protein; translation: MVNSSEGNINTGCNVQGISEYNFFSDSQSEDIHRRPLKIDSPYLGRKTFEIKDKDKFFGRKKLIANLSDRLKNDDLILLLGAAYSGKSSLILAGLIPYLGYHKHSLINITFQPDENPFKSLYKCLASTYAKKLEILDISQGIREYTLIKVVTLLKQDYECVLVFIDRFEELFTKTQKPERDKFVDNLFQLSQQQDSSVKVVLTMRSDFLDRFSEYPQLAKLHDRYSCILTRMSDDELKLAIAEPAARNGVTFEPGLIEQIIDDFHQQDDSLPVLEYTLDVLWKSENIQNRVLQTKTYQELKEQIFDYFSEQTHQFINPSVGWCDRHLGEKEQEIQKLHLALTELKLREQSARVLNLLPIQPLEGLVLAIQTMGENLEKYPHQLLAPVLGSLKEATNTPTEANSLRGHEQEVNCLAFSPDGKFIASGSSDSTVCLWNIIDNPTAQFLLGHEQEVNCLAFSPDGKFIVSGSIDGILCLWDLQANLMTQPWQGNEEGIIAVAFSSNSDSIISVGFDGTVCLWDLEGNVITQPWRGHKEGVISVTFSPNGDSIISVGFDGTVCLWDLEGNAITQPWHGHEAKIICIAFSPDSKFIVSGSSDSTVRLWDIQGNPIGQPWRGHEGRVNSVAFSPDGKFIISGSCDRTIRLWDIDGNSITQPWRGHEGQVNSLAFSPDGKLIVSSSDKTVRLWELDQILQDRVIGRSQRKYENWVNSVAFSPDGKWIVSASNDSTVRLWDIDGNPIVQPWRRHEKEVNSVAFSPDGKSIVSASNDSTVRLWDIDGNPITQPWRGHEKEVNSVAFSPDGKLIVSASNDSTVRLWDIDGNPITQPWRGHEKEVNSVAFSPDGKLIVSASNDSTVRLWDIDGNPIGQPWRGHEKEVNSVAFSPDGKLIVSASNDSTVRLWDIDGNPIGQPWRGHEYWVNSAVFSPDGQLIASGSLDGTVRLWQCGWQKWLQVCCNRLNYHPVFQNPENGSDAEIAYQTCQKYVWNPQCPKNLNNQGAVKLKEELYSAALEDFNQAIQLNFTSHWKHRLAWQSVHTDNQ
- a CDS encoding arsenite-activated ATPase ArsA; amino-acid sequence: MTNGMELFDNLHLAMFSGKGGVGKTTISCTFAYRWAQQFGNEQILLISTDPAHSLGDVLQVSVDDIPRPIAELPNLLVRALDAKLLLQKFKERYGQVLELLVERGSFVEGEDLLPVWDLNWPGLDELMGLLEIQRLFNEQQVDRVVVDMAPSGHTLNLFGLMDFLDTFLHSLELFQEKHRYISKTFAGSYTPDRADEFLQTLKAELSQGRRLLQDPNHTACLLVAIAEPMSWLESKRFLEALQTMQVPCGGLFVNQVLTSPTDPDRYQEQQPLIGQYTALANGKPIFIVPQQDQEPLGIVALSHLIDQIHVPQLEPLSPIELLPVQWPETIPPSFGDFLTQGRRLLLIGGKGGVGKTTVAAAIGWAMAQQHPDRKIRMVSIDPAHSLGDAFGLSLGHEPYQITANLRGQEVDGDRLLEQFRADYLWELAEMMSGETQTSEAIEMAYAPVAWRKIVEQALPGIDEMLSLLTVMELLEQQEEDLIILDTAPTGHLLRFLEMPTALADWLAWIFKLWIKYQDVLGRTEFMGRLRTLRQRVVKAQKVLKDPQQAEFIGVTLNQTSVLAEQQRLFKSLQEIGVSQNYLVVNRFTSTATINCDFPGLTMVRLPLLPRSVQPLERIQAAAACLF